Genomic DNA from Pseudomonas helmanticensis:
CTTCGGCGCTCGACCCGGAGACCACCCAGTCGATCCTCGGCCTGCTGCGCGAGATCAACAGACGCCTGGGCCTGACCATCGTGCTGATCACTCACGAAATGGCGGTAATCCGCGAGATCTGCGACCGCGTGGTGGTGTTGGAGCATGGCCGCGTTGTCGAGCAAGGCCCGGTCTGGGAAGTGTTCGGCAACCCACAACACGAGGTCAGCCAGACCTTGCTCGCGCCGTTGCAGCACGCCTTGCCGGAAGAATTGCAGAGCCGTTTGCACCCGCAGCCGCCCTCCTCCGACGCAGCCGTGGTGCTGCGTTTGCAGTTCACCGGCAGTGCCAGCGACGAACCGGATCTGGCGGCGCTTTTTACTGCGCTCGGTGGCCGGGTGAAGTTGCTTCAGGGCGGCGTCGAACGGATTCAGGGGCATGCGCTGGGGCAACTGCTGTTAGCCGTCAGCGGCTCATCGTTTGGCGCCGAGCAATTGCGCGAGCGCGCCGCGCCATGGGCACAACGGGTGGAGGTCGTCGGATATGTGGTTTGATCGCTTGCTGCAAGGTTTTATCGACACGTTCTTGATGGTCGGTGTGTCGTCGTTGATTGCGCTGCTGGTGGGGATTCCCATGGCGGTGATCCTGGTCACCAGCGACAAGGGCGGGATCTACGAAGCGCCACTGTTGAACCGCGCGTTGGGCGCGTTCGTGAACCTGTTTCGCTCGATCCCGTTTCTGATTCTGATGGTCGCGCTGATTCCGTTTACCCGGTTGATTGTCGGTACTACGTACGGCGTTTGGGCCGCCGTTGTGCCGCTGACCATTGCCGCTACGCCGTTCTTTGCGCGGATTGCCGAAGTGAGTCTGCGCGAGGTCGATCATGGTTTGATCGAGGCGGCGCAGGCAATGGGTTGCCGGCGTTGGCACATTGTCTGGCATGTGCTGTTGCCGGAGGCGCTGCCGGGGATTGTCGGCGGGTTCACGATTACCCTGGTGACGATGATCAACTCTTCGGCGATGGCTGGGGCGATTGGTGCTGGCGGCTTGGGGGATATCGCTTATCGCTACGGCTATCAGCGTTTTGATAGCCAGATCATGCTAACGGTGATTGTGTTGCTGGTGGCGTTGGTAGCGGTGATTCAGCTGGGTGGGGATCGCTTGGCGCGGGGGTTGAACAAGCGCTGAGGCAAGAGCAAAAGATCGCAGCCTGCGGCAGCTCCTACATTGGCATGTGTACCCTCTGTAGGAGCTGCCGCAGGCTGCGATCTTTTCGCTTATAGTCAGCGCATCTCTCCTTGAACACGCAACTGACCATGAAACAGACCCCCACCGACCTCGAACAGATCACCGCCACCACCCTCGGCCACTACAACTCGGTGGCCGAGGACTTCCGCGAAGGCACGCGCGACCACGATGTCAGCCAGAACATCGATGCGTTGCTGCGGCATATTCAGGGCGCGGCGCCGTTCACGATCCTGGATTTCGGTTGCGGTCCGGGCCGGGATTTGCAGACGTTTACCCGTATGGGGCACGTTGCGGTCGGCCTGGATGGTTCGCAGGAATTTGCGCGGATGGCGCGCGAGGACAGCGGCTGCGAGGTGTTGCAGCAGGATTTTCTCAAGCTTGATCTACCGGTTGAACGCTTCGACGGGATTTTTGCCAACGCGGTGCTGTTTCACGTTCCATTGCAGGAGTTACCGAGGGTACTCAAGCAATTGCACGGCGCGTTGAAGCCTGGTGGGGTGTTGTTCAGTTCGAATCCGCGTGGGGATAACCGTGAGGGCTGGAACGGGCCGCGCTATGGCTCTTATCACGATCTGGAGGCCTGGCGCGGATTGCTGAAAGCGGCGGGGTTTGTCGAGCTGGAGCATTATTTCCGGCCGGCGGGGCTGCCACGCGAGCAGCAGCCCTGGTTGGCCAGTGTCTGGCGGCGTGTGGGTTGAAGATCAAAAGATCGCAGCCTGCGGCAGCTCCTACATGGGGTGATAGGTAGGAGCTGCCGTAGGCTGCGATCTTTTACTTTTGCCCTAGGCGGCGTCTTTTTTCGGTTCGCGAATCTTGTACCAGGCCACATACAGCGCCGGCAGGAACAGCAGCGTCAGCAATGTCGCGATCACGATCCCGCCAATCATCGCGTAGGCCATCGGCCCCCAGAACACCTCCCGGGCAATCGGGATCATGCCCATGCTCGCCGCCGCTGCGGTCAGCAAGATCGGTCGGCGGCGGTGCTCGGTCGCCTCGACCACTGCATCCCACGGCGCATAACCCTTCTTCTCGTATTCATCGATCTGCGTCACGAGAATCACCGAGTTGCGGATGATGATGCCGATCAGCGCGAGAATCCCCAGAATCGCCACGAAACCCATCGCCGTACCGGTCGGCACCAGCGCCAAAACCACGCCGATCAGACCCAGCGGCGCCACGCTCGCCACCAGGAACATCTTCTGCACGCTGTGCAACTGGATCATCAGGAAGGTCGCCATCAGGAACAGCATCAACGGCAGAACCTTGGCAATCGGCCCTTGGGCCTTGCCGCTTTCCTCGACGGTACCGCCGGTGGCGACCTTGTAACCCACCGGCAGTTTATCGGCGAAAGCGTCGATAGAAGGCTTGAGGATTTTCACCAGGTCGGTGGGTTGGATCTCGTCGCGCACCGACGCCTTGATGGTGATCGTCGGCAAGCGGTCGCGACGCCAGACCAACGGCTGCTCCAGTTCGTAACGCACAGTGGCGAACGCCAGCAACGGAATCGACGTGCCGCTCGGCGTGACGATCTGCAGGTTTTGCAGGGTTTCCGGGGTACCGCGTTCGGAATCCACTGCGCGTCCGACCACGTTGATCAGGTAGATATCGTCATCGACCTGGGTCAATGGCGAGCCGCTGACGATGCTGTTCATCAGGTTTGCCACGTCTTCGGACGACAGCCCGAGTTGGCGCGCCTTGTCCTGGGCGATGTCGATGCGCAGGACTTTGCCCGGTTCGTTCCAGTCGTAAATGATTTCGCCGATGTGCGAGTTCTTGTCCAGCTCGGTGGCGAGGTCGATGGCGTGCTTGCGCACCTGATCGATGTCCTTGCCGCTGACCCGGTACTGGATTGGACGCCCCACGGGCGGGCCCATTTCCAGCGCTTGCACGTAGCTGCCGATGCCGACGAACTCCTTGTGCAGACGCTCGCGCAAGCGCTCGCTCAATGCTTCGCGGGATTCGAAGCCTTTGCTGACGATCACCAGTTGCGCGTAGTACGGGTTCTGCAATTGCTGGTCGAGCGGCAGGTAGAAACGGATCGCGCCCTGACCGATGTAAGTACTCCAGCGCACGATGTCCGGGTCGCCCTTGAGGGTTTCCTCGAGTTTGTCGACGGCTTTGCGGGTTTCGTCGATCGAGGCGTTTTGCGGCAGGTTCAGATCAACCAGAATTTCCGGGCGGTCGGAAGACGGGAAGAACTGGTTCTGGACAAAACGCATGCAAAAGATCGACAGGGCAAAACACAGCACGGTGATACCGATGGCCCACCAGCGATTGCGCATGCACCAGAGCAAACCGCCATTGAACGCGCGGCCGATGCGCCCGGGCTCGGCAGAATGGGGTTTGACGTTGGTGCTGAGGATGTGTACGCCGATCACTGGCGCAAAGAACACCGCGACCACCCACGACACCAGCATCGCCACGGCAATCACCGCAAACAGCGTGTAGGTGTATTCGCCGGCAGAACTGGCATTGAGGCCGATCGGCACAAAACCGGCGACGGTCACCAGCGTACCGGTGAGCATCGGGAATGCTGTCGAGGTGTAGGCGAAGGTCGCCGCCTGTTCCTTGGTCTCGCCCATTTCCAGGCGCGTGACCATCATCTCCACGGTGATCATCGCGTCGTCCACCAGCAGGCCGAGGGCGATGATCAACGCACCGAGGGAAATCCGCTGCATGGTGATGCCGCTGTACTCCATGTACACAAACACCATGGCCAGCACTAACGGAATCGAGCACGCCACCACCAGACCGGCGCGCACACCGAGGCTGATGAAGCTCACCACCAGCACGATGATCACCGCTTCGAACAGCGCGCTGGTGAAACCGCCAACGGCTTCTTCCACCACCACCGCCTGATCGGAAACGGTGTGCACGCCGACGCCCACCGGCAGGTCGGCGGTGAGTTGGTCGATGCGTTCGTGCAGGGCTTTACCGAACGCCTGCACGTTGCCGCCCTTCTGCATGGCAATCGCCAGGCCGATTGCCGGTTTGCCGTCGAAACGGAACTCCGGTGTCGCCGGGTCGACGTAACCGCGACTGATCTCAGCGATGTCGGCCAGGCGATAGAAACGATCATTGAGTTTCAGATTGACCTCGGCCAGATCCTTTTCCGAAGCAAACTGCCCCGAGGTGCGCACGGAAATCCGTTCTGGACCGGCCTCGATCACACCCGCCGGGGTCACGGCGTTCTGCGATTGCAGGCTCTGCACCACCTGACGCTGATCGATCCCCAGCGCGGCGAGTTTGCGCGTGGAGAAGTTCAGGTAAATCACTTCGTCCTGCTGGCCGACCATTTCGATCTTGCCCAGCCCCGGCACGTTGCGGATCTCGGCTCGCGCCTGCTCGACGTAATCGCGTAGCTGGCGCATGGTCAGGCCGTCGGCGGTAAACGCGTAGACCGAACCGAATACATCACCGAACTCGTCGTTGAACCCCGGGCCTTGAATGCCTTGGGGGAACTGCCCGCGAATGTCGTTGATCTTCTTGCGCACCTGGTACCAGATTTCCGGGATGTCCTTGGCGCTGGTGGTGTCGCGCAGGTACACGTACACCGTCGATTCGCCGGGGCGCGTGTAGCTTTTCACGTAGTCGAGGGAGTCGAGCTCTTCGAGTTTTTTCTCGATGCGATCAGTAACCTGCTTGAGCGTTTCCTCCTGGGTCGCGCCCGGCCATTTGGTCTGGATCACCATGGTCTTGATGGTGAACGACGGGTCTTCTTCGCGGCCCAGATTGAAGTACGAAAACACCCCCATGAGCAATCCGACGAACATCAGATACCAGACGAATGACTGATGCTTGAGGGCCCATTCGGAGAGGTTGAAAGAGCCTTTCATTGACTGTCCTCGTCAAGTTTCACGGATTGTCCGGGTTTGAGACTGTTGACGCCGGCGCTGACCACTTGCTCGCCGTTCTTTACCCCGCCGGCCAGCACCACAGTGCTGTCGGTGCGGCTGATAACGCTGACATCACGCGGGCTGACGGTTTTGCTTTGGGTGTCGATCACCCAGATGCGCGCTTTGCCATCGACCTCCTGCAATGCCGTCGCGGGCAATTCGATACGCGGCTTGATCGCTGAACTGAGGGTCACACTGATCGCGGTACCGAGGCGGAAACCGTCCGGCGTATCGGCCAGGGTCAGCCGTGCACGGCGAGTACGCGTGGCACTCTGCGCTTGCGGTTCGATCTCGCGAATGACGGCGGTGGTGTTGATGCTTGGATCGAGTTGCGCGGCCACTGAAAACACTACGTCGGCGGGGATCTGATCGACCAGGGTGTCGGGCAGATCAATCACCGCTTCCTTGATGTCCGGCTGCGCCAGTGTCACCACTTGCTGGCCGGCGGTCACCACCTGCCCGGCCTCGGCGTTCCACGCGGTGACCACGGCTTTGTGGTCGGAGCGCAGCTCGGTGTAGCCGAGTTGATCCTTGCTCTGATTGACCGCCGCCCGCGCCTGATCGAGCGAAGCCTGAGTGGTTTTCAAGTCGGTGTTGGCGACGTCCAGTTGCGCCTGCGCGCCAACGCCGCGATCAAACAGCGCTTGCTGCCGACGAGCGTTGGCCTGGGCGTTGATCAATTGCGCCTGGATCTTCGCCAGGTCGCCCTGGGCCGAGCGCAACTGATTCTGTTGATCGGAGGGGTCGAGGGTCGCAAGCAGCGTGCCCTTCTCGACTTCCGTGCCGACATCGACGTTACGACTGGCGATACGGCCACCGACGCGGAACCCGGTATTGCTCTCGTAGCGCGCCTGAATGCTGCCGGCAAAACGCCCGAGGCTTTCCTCACTCAACGCCTGGACCTTGACCGACAGCACCGGGCGCACCGGCTCGGGCGGTGGTTCTTTCTTCGAGCACGCGGCTAACAACACAGCTACGGGAAACAGCCACAGAGACTTCATGGCTGTGCTCCCGGTTGCAGATCCTTGTAGGTGTTTTCGGCAATCTCGACTTTCATCCCCGGGTGCAACAACTGCCCGCCGGCGACGATGACCTTCTCGCCGCCCTTGAGGCCTTCGCTGATGATGACTTTGCCAGTCAGGTAGCGACCGACCGTGACCGTGTGCAACTGCGCCTCGCCCTTGTCGTCGACCATCCACACCGCCGGGTCGCTGATGTTTTTCGTCAGCGCCGACCACGGCAATTCAACCGCCGATTTGCCGGAGCCTTTCGCCGTGGCGCTGACCACCGAACCGAGCTGCATGCCCGGCGGCAATTTATCGAGGGTGACTTTGACTTGCACGGTGCCGGACTGCGCGGACACCGCCGGGGTGACTTCGCGCACGGTGCCGGTGGTTTTGATCTCGGGATTGTCGAGCAGGCTGACGGTGATCTTGTTATCCGTGGGGCGCTCGGCGAGCAGTGATTCATAAACGTTGAACACCGCGTCGCGGTCGCCATCGCGGGCCAGACTGAAAATCGGCGCGGTGGCCTGGACCACTTGACCCACTTCGGCCTGGCGCTCGGTGATCACGCCCGGCGCATCAGCGATCAACGAGGTGTAGCTGAGTTGGTCTTTGGCATTGGCCAGTTGCGCCTGCGCCGCGCTCAATGCGCTCTGACTGCTGCGCAATGCCGCTTGCGCGGAATCGTATTCGCTCTGGCTGGTGTAGCCTTTGGGCAGCAATTTCTGCTGACGCACGAAGGCCGCCGCGCTCTGTTGCACCCGCGCCTGTTCAGCGACCACCTGGGCTTGCGCAGAATCGACGTTGGTCTGCAGATCCTTGGGATCGAGCTTGGCCAGTACCTGTTTGGCCGAAACCCGGTCGCCGACATCGACCATGCGCTGGATGATCTTGCCGCCAACACGGAACGATAGCTCGGTCTGCACGCGCGCCTGCACGTCACCGGTGAGTGTCACCGAAGCCGCGTAATCCGTGGGTTTCACTTCCTGTACGAAGACCCGTGGCAAGTATTCCTGCGCGGGTTTCTTGTCGCCGCAAGCGGTCAGCAAGGCGACGGCACTGAGGGCCACCACCACTTTCAATCCGGGACCCGCCATGCAGACTCCTTGGCATTTTTCGAGACTATCGGGACGATACGACTTCAGAGCTTAGAACAGGGTTCCACCATTGCTCGCTCGAATGAAGATTAATCTCCGCAGGAGCTGCCGCAGGCTGCGATCTTTTGATGGTGTTTTCAAAGATCAAAAGATCGCAGCCTGCGGCAGCTCCTACACAGGAGGTATTCTGTGGCGGATTCAGTGCATCCAGAGAAGGACACTCATGCTTAAAACCCTGGCGGTGGCCAATTACCGCTCGATCAATAAATTGGTGATCCCGCTCGGCCGGCTGAACCTGATCACCGGCCCCAACGGCAGTGGCAAGTCCAATCTCTATCGAGCTTTGCGCCTGCTGGCGGAAACCGCGCAGGGCGGCGTGGTCAATGCGCTGGCCCGCGAGGGCGGACTGGATTCGACCTTCTGGGCCGGGCCGGAAACCATCAGCCGGCGCATGCGCAACGGCGAGGTGCCGATCCAATCGACAGTGCGCCAAGGTGTGAAGCGTCTGCGCCTGGGATTCGCCGGGGAAGATTTCAGCTATTCGATCAGCCTCGGTCTGCCCGACTCCAATGGCCATTTCATGCTGCCCGAACATGCGCGGCCAATTCCCTCCCGCTTCAGCCTCGACCCGCAGATCAAACGCGAATGCATCTGGGCCGGGCCGCATTACCGGCCAGCCAGCCTGTTGGTCGATCGCGACGGGCCGATGATCCGCGCACGCGCCGAGCGCAAATGGGATGTGCTGGCGCAGCACACGCCGAACTTCGACAGCCTGTTCGATCAGGTCGGCAGCCTGCGCAGCTCGCCGGAAGTGTTTCAGATGCGCGAGTTCATCCGTCGCTGGCGCTTCTACGATCACTTTCGCAGCGATGCCGACGCGCCGGTGCGTCAGCCACAACTGGGCACGCGCACGCCGGTTCTGCATCACGATGGACGCGATCTGGCGGCCGCGTTGCAGACCATCATCGAAATCGGCGACGGCGAGGCGATGCGCGCCGCCATCACCGATGCCTTTCCCGGCGCGCGCCTGCATATCGAAGCTCAGGCCGGCGGAAGATTTGCTATCGAGTTTTATCAGGAAGGCTTGTTGCGGCCGCTGTCGGCGGCGGAGTTGTCGGACGGAACATTGCGCTATCTGCTGCTGGTTGCGGCGCTACTGACGCCGCGGCCACCGTCGCTGATGGTGCTGAACGAGCCGGAAACCAGCTTGCACCCGGATCTGCTACCGGCGTTGGCGCGGTTGATTATTCGCGCCTCGGAGCAGTGTCAGGTGTGGGTGGTATCGCATGCGCGGCGGTTGATTTCGGCGTTGCAGGAGGATCAGGAATGCAATTGCATTGTGCTGGAGAAGACGCTGGGGGAGACCGGGATTGTCGGGCAGAAAGTGCTGGAGACGCCGGCGTGGTATTGGCCGGACTGAGTGCTTCGGTCAAAAGCCCCTCACCCTAGCCCTCTCCCGGGGGGAGAGGGGACTGACCGAGTTGAATATTCGAGGTGCACCAACCTGATCTTGCTGTGTTGAATCCATAATCGACTCGGTTTTTCAGGTCGATGTGTGACGCAGGACACCTCGGTCGGCTCCCTCTCCCTCCGGGAGAGGGCTGGGGTGAGGGCCAAGCCTCACCACCGCCCCACAGACAATCACCCCTGCCACTTGCCCCCTTCAACAATCACGCTCTCAGGCTTGGTGTCATCGCTCAGTTCTTTACGCACGTATTGGTCGTACAGCTTGAGCAGATACTTCTCTTCACCCAACTTCGTCAGCTCGGTATTCACCCAGTCACGCAGTTCGATATTGCCCTTCTTCACCGCCGGCGCAATCGGCGCTTCTGCACCGAGTTTGTCCTCCAGCACGCGGTACCCCGGGTTCTGCTTGGCCCAGCTGAACAGCACCAGATTGTCCTGCGCATAGGCATCGCCACGACCGTTGGCCAAGGCTTGCAGCGACTCGGAGTTCTTCTCGAACTTCAGCAGTTTCCAGTCCGGGTGGTTTTTGGTCAGCCAGATATCAGCGGTGGTGCCAGTGGTGACGATGGTGGTGCGAGTCGCCAGGTCATCAAGGTTTTTCACCGGGCTGCTTTGCGGTACCAGTGCCTGCACGGCAACCTTGAGGTTCGGGTTGGTGAACTCCACCGCTTCCTTGCGCTCCGGGGTCACGGTCATGTTGGCGAGGATCAGGTCGACCTTATCGCTTTGCAGGAACGGAATACGGCTCGCTGGCTCGACGGCAACGAACTCGACCTTGGTCTCGTCACCGAGCAGATCCTTGGCGAAGCGCCGGCCGATGTCGGTATCGAAACCAACGTAACGCCCGGCCTCATCGACAAAACCGAACGGCGGCTTGTCGGTGAAGACGCCGACGATCAGCTTGTCGCGGGCCTTGATCTTGTCCAGATAACCAGCTGGCGCAGCGCTTTCGCTGGCGACTTTCGGCTTCGGTGGTTCTTCGGTTTTGCTGCAACCAGCGAGCAAGGCGAGGCTGAGCAAGGGCAGTAAAAAAGTGGCCGTTTTCATAACAGTTCCAGTTCCTTTGTCGGATTCGTTTTTGGCAGTGTTGCAACGAAGGAGAACTTCTCCAGAAACTGCTGCGCGCGTGCGGTTTGCGGGTTCGTAAAGAAAATCTCGGGCGGGGTTTGTTCAAGGATGCGCCCGGCATCCATGAACACGATGCGGTCGGCCACCGCGCGGGCGAAGGCCATTTCATGGGTGACAATCAACAGGGTCATGCCTTCGCGGGCCAGGCCCTGAATCACCTGCAAGACTTCCTTGACCATCTCCGGGTCGAGGGCAGCGGTGACTTCATCGAAGAGCATCACCCCTGGGTTCATGCACAACGAACGGACGATGGCGATGCGTTGTTGCTGGCCGCCGGAGAGCTGGCGCGGAAATGCATCGCGCTTGTCGGCCAGACCTACGCGTTCAAGCAAGGCCTCAGCTTGCTGCTGCGCTTCGCGGCGCTGGCGCTTCTGCACCTTCAGCGGGCCGAGCAGCAGGTTGTCGAGCACGCTCATGTGCGGGAACAGGTGATAACTCTGGAAAACCATGCCGATCTGCTGGCGGATGTCACGCCAGTCGGTGGCTTTGTCCAGCAGCTCGCGGCCGACAAATTTCAGGCTGCCGCTGTGTGCTTCTTCCAGACCGTTGAGGCACCGCAGCAAAGTGCTTTTGCCGCAGCCGCTAGGGCCGAGGATGACGATCACTTCGCCGCTCTGCACTTGCAGGTCGATGCCGTTGAGCACTTGCTGCTCGCCATAGAATTTGTTGAAGCCGTGAAACTCGATCAATGCGCTCATGCTGGCGTCCAGCGCCGCTCCAGCACGCGCGAGGCGGCCGAGAGCGGGTAGCAGATGAAGAAGAAAAACAGGAACAGCGCGCCGTAGATCAACACCGATTCGTAAGTGCGCTCGATGATCTGCTGGCCGACCTTGATCACGTCGACCACACCTATGAGCACCGCCAGCGAGCTGGTCTTGATGATCCGCGTGTAGACGTTGATGGTTGGCGGCGTCATGCGTTTCAGCGCTTGCGGCAACAGCACGTAGCCGTAGAGTTGCGCAGTATTCAGGCCAATCGACAGCCCCGCCTCACGCTGGCCGCGTGGCAACGAATGCAGCGCACCGCGTGCCACTTCGCCAACCTCGCTGGCTCCCCACAGCGACAGCACCAGTACCGCGCACCAGAAACTCGGAATGCTCAAACCAAAGAAAATCGGCAAGCCGAAAAACAACAGATACAACCAGACCAGCACCGGAATCGCCCGGAACAGCTCCAGATACACCCGCAGAATCGCGTTCAGCCACGTGATGTTGAGCGTGCGCAACACGCCGTAGAGCACGCCGCCGATCGTACTGATGGCGATGCTCAGAAACGAGATCGACAAGGTTTGCCCGGCGCCCTTGGCCAATTGCGGCAACGACACCCAGAGCAACTCAAGACCCGAACTGGCCATGCTGGAGCCTCCTTTCCAGACGGCTGAGCAGCAGCGACAGCGGCAAGAACAACAGCACGCAGATCAGCGTCAGCACGGCGAGCATTTCGTAGGTTTTGTAATAGAGCGCGATGTAGCTCTTGGTGGTGTAGAGGATTTCCGGCACCGCCACCGCCGAGACCACGGTGGTTTCCTTGAGCAGGAAAATGAAATTGGCGAACAGCGACGGCAGGCTGAGGATCCCCGCTTGCGGCAGGATCACGTAGCGCAGCAATTGGCCGTGGGACAGGCCGATGGAGCGTCCCGATTCCAGCTGCGCCTGCGGTACGGCATCGACGCCGGCGCGCAGCACTTCGGTGAGGTAGGCGCCACCGAGAAAGGTCATGGTGATGATCGCGGCGGTGAAACCGGAAACCTGAATTCCCGCTGCCGGCAAGGCGAAGTAGACGAAGAACAGCTGGATCAGTAGCGGCGTGTTACGCGCCAGTTCCACGTACAGGCCGACCAGCTTTTGCAGGTAAGGCGTGCGGAATACCAGAATCGTCGCGTTGAGCAGCGCCACCAGTAACGAGGTACCGATGGCGATGAAACCGACCTGCAGCGTCACGCCCACGGCTTTGAGAAACGCCGGCAGGGTGCTGAGGATGAAAGCGTAATCGAAGGTCATGAAACGTCCTGGACGTCGCTCGGTAAGCGGCGGTGATGCAGTCCATGGACAGCGGATGGCTGTCCGGCAGGGGATGACTTTATAGGTATAAAAACCAGAATTTAAATACCGTTAAAGCATATTGATATCACCCAAAAAACTATCTTGTAGGTTTGCCGGGAAGGAATAAGAAGGCTATTTTCCTTTGCGCTGTAGGACGGATCTTTTTTTCACAAAAGCCCTCCAAGGATGAACAGCTTTTGGCCAGACTCCCCCGGCCAAACCATAACAAGGAAGACAACATGGACGTAAAAGTGCCGCAGCGACTGGATCCGCAGGACATTGTGAAATTGCTCGTGGCGTTGCGCCGGGCGTTGAAGGCTCAGGTGGCCTGAGAATCAAGAGCACCCTCACCCCAGCCCTCTCCCCGAGGGAGAGGGGGCTGAGCGAGGTGTCTGGCGTCATACATCGACCTGAAAGACCGAGTCGATTATGGATTCGGCAGAGATCTTTCACGTCGGCGTATTGCGTCAATATCCCCCATTCAGTCCCCTCTACCTCTGGGCGGTCCGACGTTTCGGGAGGGTTAGGGTGAGGGCCGCTTTGCGCACGCACACAAAAACGCCGATGACCGTCGCTGGCCATCGGCGTTTTCATACCTTGAAGGGGTTCACTCAAGCGTCAGATCAGAACGCCGGCAGTACCGCGCCGTTGTACTTCTTCTCGATGAACGCTTTGACTTCCGGGCTGGTCAGGGCTTTGGCCAGTTTCTGGATCGCGTCGCTGTTCTTGTTGTCCTCGCGGGCCACCAGGAAGTTCACGTAAGGCGAGTCAGCACCTTCGATCACCAGAGCGTCCTTGGTCGGGTTCAACTTGGCTTCCAGCGCGTAGTTGGTATTGATCATGTCCAGATCAACTTCTTTCAGAACGCGTGGCAGCAGCGCCGATTCCAGTTCCTTGAACTTGAAGTTGTGCGGGTTCTTGGCGATGTCTTTCGGCGTTGCCAGGGCGTTTTTCGGGTCTTTCAGTTCGATCAAACCAGCCTTCTGCAACAGGATCAGTGCACGGCCGCTGTTGCTGCCTTCGTTGGGGATGGCGATGGTCGCGCCGTCCGGCAGTTCAGCCAGGGTTTTGTACTTGCTCGAGTAACCACCGAACGGTTCAACGTGCACGCCTTGCACGGTCACCAGGTACTTGGATTTGTCGTCCTTGT
This window encodes:
- a CDS encoding transporter substrate-binding domain-containing protein; its protein translation is MKTATFLLPLLSLALLAGCSKTEEPPKPKVASESAAPAGYLDKIKARDKLIVGVFTDKPPFGFVDEAGRYVGFDTDIGRRFAKDLLGDETKVEFVAVEPASRIPFLQSDKVDLILANMTVTPERKEAVEFTNPNLKVAVQALVPQSSPVKNLDDLATRTTIVTTGTTADIWLTKNHPDWKLLKFEKNSESLQALANGRGDAYAQDNLVLFSWAKQNPGYRVLEDKLGAEAPIAPAVKKGNIELRDWVNTELTKLGEEKYLLKLYDQYVRKELSDDTKPESVIVEGGKWQG
- a CDS encoding amino acid ABC transporter ATP-binding protein, whose protein sequence is MSALIEFHGFNKFYGEQQVLNGIDLQVQSGEVIVILGPSGCGKSTLLRCLNGLEEAHSGSLKFVGRELLDKATDWRDIRQQIGMVFQSYHLFPHMSVLDNLLLGPLKVQKRQRREAQQQAEALLERVGLADKRDAFPRQLSGGQQQRIAIVRSLCMNPGVMLFDEVTAALDPEMVKEVLQVIQGLAREGMTLLIVTHEMAFARAVADRIVFMDAGRILEQTPPEIFFTNPQTARAQQFLEKFSFVATLPKTNPTKELELL
- a CDS encoding amino acid ABC transporter permease, yielding MASSGLELLWVSLPQLAKGAGQTLSISFLSIAISTIGGVLYGVLRTLNITWLNAILRVYLELFRAIPVLVWLYLLFFGLPIFFGLSIPSFWCAVLVLSLWGASEVGEVARGALHSLPRGQREAGLSIGLNTAQLYGYVLLPQALKRMTPPTINVYTRIIKTSSLAVLIGVVDVIKVGQQIIERTYESVLIYGALFLFFFFICYPLSAASRVLERRWTPA
- a CDS encoding amino acid ABC transporter permease is translated as MTFDYAFILSTLPAFLKAVGVTLQVGFIAIGTSLLVALLNATILVFRTPYLQKLVGLYVELARNTPLLIQLFFVYFALPAAGIQVSGFTAAIITMTFLGGAYLTEVLRAGVDAVPQAQLESGRSIGLSHGQLLRYVILPQAGILSLPSLFANFIFLLKETTVVSAVAVPEILYTTKSYIALYYKTYEMLAVLTLICVLLFLPLSLLLSRLERRLQHGQFGS
- a CDS encoding MetQ/NlpA family ABC transporter substrate-binding protein, with product MKKVLLFTALAAALTASLANAGEKLVVAATPVPHAEILELIKPTLAKEGVDLEIKVFTDYVQPNVQVGEKRLDANYFQTLPYLNSFNQGKYKDDKSKYLVTVQGVHVEPFGGYSSKYKTLAELPDGATIAIPNEGSNSGRALILLQKAGLIELKDPKNALATPKDIAKNPHNFKFKELESALLPRVLKEVDLDMINTNYALEAKLNPTKDALVIEGADSPYVNFLVAREDNKNSDAIQKLAKALTSPEVKAFIEKKYNGAVLPAF